CGACACTTTGGCGCTTTTAAATAATCCGCAGCGAGCAATAGTTGCAACTGCCGATGTACGCGAGTTAAATCAGTTGAAAGAGGTAGCAGAAAAGGCGGACCTTGCCAATAAATCGCTGAGTGGAATTTTTGTGAATGCGGGAATTGGTGGAGAGAACCACGCCGGACCTACAGATAGATGGTTTGACATCATTAATACCAATTTAACAGGCGCGTATAACACGGTCCATGCTTTCTTACCCTATCTAAAAACTTCGCAAGCAGATAAAAAGAACATATTATTTACCTCATCCATACTAGCTAAAATTGGGGTTCCTGGCTACGAAGCTTATTGCGCCTCTAAGGCAGGAGTGCTGGGTTTAACAAGGTCTTTGGCTACCACACTGGCTCCAGACAAAATTGCGGTTAATGCCCTTTGTCCAGGATGGGTTGATACCAAAATGGCAAGAACGGGATTGGAGCAATTTGCAGAAAAGGTAAATCAACCGGTCGAAAAAATTATTGAACGCGAAATGGCGCGGGTGCCCTTCGGAAAAATGTCTACCCCCACCGAAATTGGGAAATGGGTGAAGTTTATTTTTACCGGGTCTCAATTTTCACTAACCGGCCAATCAATAGATGTCAACAATGGGGCATTCATGGATTAGTGAATTTTTATCCAAGTTGAGGGTTAATTTTAGAGTCTATCTAGCAGGCCTGGTAATTCTCATTTTACTTCCTTTTTCATTAGAGTGGAAGCTTTTTGTGTTTGGATCTAAAACGGTAGGTGTGGTAAACGCGTACAATGGAGAAAAGGACAAAAGGTTGTTTAGGGTAAATGCTACCCCTGAAGTTTCGGTGGTTTTTGAATTCCAAGGGAAGTCGTACCAAGCTTTTGTGAGCGAGAGTAGCAGCTTAAAAGAAGGTGAAAAAGCATCGGTTTTATTTTTCGAGGGTAATCCTTCCGATAACTTGGTGTTGTCCGGTTCGGGTTTATATAAGGAGTGGAATTTAGTGTGGATGATCACCTGCATGTTCATTTGGACCATCTTTTGCATTAATTATCGAAAGAAAAAATTGCTTGGGACATGATCCTCGTCGAATAAAATCCGTCTTCCCTTTGTAAAACGTAACTTATACTGAAATCATCTTATCCCCATGAGATACATTCTTCTGATATACACAACTTTAAGTCTCCTCATAGCCCATGGTCAAAATGCTATTCAAGCAACAATTCAGGCCGATTTTGTCCCTGATTTAGCTACCGAAATGACCTTAAATTCTCAAGAAATAAAGCTAAAGCAGGATAAAGCATTTAAGGTTTGGAAATTGAAGTTAAATGGTGAGCACCAAAATGCAAATAGCCTACTAATTCGTTTAGTGTTGGATGGCAATGAAGAAGTGGTGCAGTTAGTTCGTAATTACCCTGTGGCGCCAAATGCATTAATAAAAAGTGCCAGTGGAAAGTCATTTCCCATCAACGCCGAATTCTACAGTGGAACCATAAAAGGCGTGGAAAAATCGCTGGTGAGTATTTCTTTTTTTGAAGGTAAAATGCAGGGGCTAATTGTTAAAGGGGATGAGGTCTACGCACTAGGAAATCATCCAC
This window of the Luteibaculum oceani genome carries:
- a CDS encoding SDR family NAD(P)-dependent oxidoreductase, giving the protein MDKCFVITGAGTGIGQAAALELGNANNNHILVLVGRREGPLYDTLALLNNPQRAIVATADVRELNQLKEVAEKADLANKSLSGIFVNAGIGGENHAGPTDRWFDIINTNLTGAYNTVHAFLPYLKTSQADKKNILFTSSILAKIGVPGYEAYCASKAGVLGLTRSLATTLAPDKIAVNALCPGWVDTKMARTGLEQFAEKVNQPVEKIIEREMARVPFGKMSTPTEIGKWVKFIFTGSQFSLTGQSIDVNNGAFMD